A window of the Virgibacillus pantothenticus genome harbors these coding sequences:
- a CDS encoding YceI family protein encodes MTKTVWNVDTIHSEIGFSIKHMMISKAKGRFNSFNGKIEADLDQFTDANIQFTIDVNSIDTRNKDRDDHLRSADFFNVENYPTATFTSTDIQKKSDNQYEVIGDLTLRGTTKTVTLDVIVAGQSKDPMSGNMVAGFSGETTISRKDFGLTWNTAIETGGVLLGDDVKISFEIEAHKQA; translated from the coding sequence ATGACAAAAACGGTTTGGAATGTAGACACAATTCACAGTGAAATTGGATTTTCAATCAAGCATATGATGATTTCAAAAGCCAAAGGAAGATTTAATTCATTTAATGGTAAAATCGAAGCTGATTTGGATCAATTTACGGATGCAAATATCCAATTTACCATTGATGTAAACAGTATTGATACACGTAATAAAGACCGTGATGATCACTTACGTTCAGCAGATTTTTTCAATGTGGAAAATTATCCAACAGCAACTTTTACCTCCACAGATATTCAGAAAAAATCTGACAACCAATATGAAGTGATTGGTGATTTAACGCTTCGTGGGACTACCAAAACAGTGACCCTTGACGTAATTGTTGCAGGTCAAAGTAAAGATCCAATGAGCGGAAATATGGTTGCTGGTTTTAGCGGAGAAACTACTATTAGCCGTAAAGATTTCGGTCTGACATGGAATACAGCTATTGAAACAGGCGGCGTTCTGCTTGGGGACGACGTAAAAATTAGTTTCGAAATTGAAGCACATAAACAAGCTTAG
- a CDS encoding VanW family protein has translation MKRVIICLGLLGFILLPIHSISASKDMPAEIMIKRVEINQYALDNIDKLFINNSKLQTLIGQLKQKVYQDPINAKIDRVGKITPGKPGVTIDADQFQIDFREAFYNPNIQEFKVPVKPVYPRVDKGLLTEISQKQLGSYVTHFKKNNEERTTNIELAAQAIDSHVIFPGELFSFNKVVGERTEKKGYKRAPVIVKGELAEDIGGGICQVSSTLFNAVNLKGIEIVERYAHSKHVPYVPPGKDATVSWWGPDFSFKNRYNQPLLLRAHAKNGQLVVRVFSSDIVEHFEKDIQK, from the coding sequence ATGAAACGAGTCATCATTTGTTTGGGCTTGTTAGGATTTATATTGTTACCAATCCATAGTATTTCAGCAAGTAAAGATATGCCGGCTGAGATTATGATAAAGCGTGTAGAAATAAATCAATATGCTTTAGACAACATCGACAAGCTGTTTATTAATAACTCTAAATTGCAGACGCTAATTGGACAATTAAAACAAAAGGTTTACCAAGACCCTATAAATGCAAAAATAGACCGTGTAGGGAAAATCACCCCTGGAAAACCAGGAGTTACGATTGATGCGGATCAGTTTCAAATTGATTTCCGAGAAGCATTTTATAATCCAAACATCCAAGAGTTTAAAGTTCCGGTGAAGCCTGTATATCCTCGCGTGGATAAAGGTTTATTAACAGAAATTAGTCAAAAGCAATTAGGTAGTTACGTCACTCATTTTAAAAAAAACAATGAGGAGAGAACAACAAATATTGAGCTTGCCGCGCAAGCAATTGATAGTCATGTTATATTTCCTGGTGAGTTATTTTCATTTAATAAAGTAGTTGGGGAGAGAACAGAGAAAAAGGGATATAAGCGGGCGCCTGTTATTGTAAAAGGAGAGCTGGCTGAGGATATTGGCGGAGGTATTTGCCAAGTCTCGTCGACTTTATTTAATGCTGTTAATTTAAAGGGAATCGAAATTGTAGAAAGATATGCACATAGCAAGCATGTACCGTATGTACCGCCAGGAAAAGATGCAACAGTCAGTTGGTGGGGACCAGACTTTAGTTTTAAAAATAGGTATAATCAACCGCTTTTACTACGTGCGCATGCCAAGAATGGACAATTGGTTGTCCGTGTTTTTTCATCAGACATCGTAGAACATTTTGAGAAAGATATACAAAAGTAA